DNA from Frateuria edaphi:
GCGTCTCGGCGAGGTCGGCCGTGAGGTCGCGACCGCCACCGGCCAGCGCTACCACCATCTCCACCTCGTGGTGCAGTTCGGCGGTGGCGGTCGGGTAGGGCACGTCGGCGCCATCGGTGACCACCGCATCGGCCGGCTTGCAGAAGAACATCGGCTGTTCGCGGTCGACCGTCGCGCCCATCTCGCGCGCGTGGTCGGCGAAATTGCGACCGATGCAGAAGATCCGGCGCACCGGGAAGCGGTCATCGCTGCCGAGTACCGGCAGGCTGGGGACGGCGGGCTGGGGAATGGCGTAGCGCATGCGCGCGAGCCTAGCAGACCGTACCGTCGCGCTGGCGCAAAAAGCGTCGGGCGGCCGAAAGGGACCGGGCGGAAAGGAACCCCGCCCTTTTCGTAGAGGTGTGGAGCTCAGGTTTTGCTGGTACATATCCTTTTTCATGCCGCCGGTCAGGTCGCATGTCCGCAAAGGCAGCAGGGGGCGCGATGCCGGGCAGGGAACCGATCTACATGCAGGTGTACGGGGCGATCCGCCGCGACATCGAAGTGGGACGCTTCCGCATCGGTTCCCGACTGCCGGGCAGCCGGTCGATGGCAGTCACGCTTGGCGTGTCGCGCACGGTCGTGCTGATGGCCTACGAGCAACTGGAGGGCGAGGGCTACGTCGAGACCCGGGGCGGCTCGGGCACGTACGTGAGCGCGGTGGCGATCGCGGTGCCGCCGTCTATCGGGATCGACGCGGCCCAGGCAAGCGGCCTGGCGAACGTGCCGCTTTCGCGCTTTGCGCAACGCTTGAGCCTCCCGCCGCAAATGCCCGTCGACCACGGGCCCTGCGCTCCGGAAGTGATCGACCTCTCGCTGCCGCGCGTGCGCTCCGATGCCCGCAGCCTCAAGCACTGGCGCCAGACCGTGGCGCAACTGGTGCGCCGGCGCAGCGCACCGGATTACCCGGTACTCGAAGGCGCGCCGCCGTTGCGTGCCGCGGTGGCGCGCTACCTGCGCATGGAACGCGGCATCGTGGTCGATCCGGGCGAGGTGGTGATCGTCAGCGGCACCCAGCAGGCCCGCGATCTCGTCGCGCGGGTGCTGCTCGACGAAGGCGCGGTCGTGGGCGTGGAGGACCCCTGCTACTGGGGCGTGCGCCACAGCTACACCGCGACCGGCGCGCGCATCGTGCCCTGCGCGGTGGACGGGCAGGGCCTCGATGTCGCGGCACACGCCCTTGCCTTGCGCGACGCGCGACTGGTTTCGGTGGGCGCGTCCTTCCAGTACCCGACCGGCGCGGTCATGCCGATGGCGCGCAAGGAGGCGCTGCTGCGCTTCGCCTATGCCGGCCAGACCTGCGTGGTCGAGGACGATTTCGACTGCGAACACCGCTTCGGCGTGCGCGCCTCGCCCTCGCTGTGGAGCATGGACCGGCATGGCCGCGTGATCTACATCAGCAGCTTCGCGCGCGCCGTCTACCCGGCCCTCCAGCTGGGTTACATGTTGGTGCCGGCGTGGCTGCGCGAGAAGATCCTCGCCGCCAAATGGCTGGCCGATCGCGGTTGCATGTCGATGCAGCAGCACGTGCTGGCCGCATGTATCGACAGCGGGCAGTACCTGCGCGACATCCGCCGCATCAACAACCAGCTGGTGCCGCGCCACCGCGCGCTGCGCGACGCGCTGAAGGCGCAGCTGGGCGACGCGGCGGAGGTTGCCGGCGAGGGCGCCGCGGGCACGCTGTTCGCCAGCCTGCCCGGGCTGCCTGGCGAGTGCACCGCCGAGCTGGTTGCCGAGGCGCTGGCCCGCGGGGTACGGCTGTGTTCGGGCGAGGCCCTGCACGCGATGCCGCCGTCCCACGTTACGCTGGTGCTCAATTACGCCACCTTGTCCGAGGCGACCCTGAAGGCCGCGGCGGCGCGCCTGGCGCAGGCGGTCGGTGCCGTCGCCGCGCGCCGGGAAAGGCCGGCCGGGACATGCGCCGCCGCCTGAGCCCGCCGCGCGCGCGTGACACCTGTCATCGCCGATGACTGATGGCACCATCTGCCGCCGGACCGCGGCTTGCCGCATCGTTTGCACTTGAGCAATGGACTTGTGGGAGCCAAGGCGTGGACAACGGGGAACTGCTCAGGCAGCTGAAGATCGATCGCGGGCACCGTGAAGCGGTGAGCACCGCGCCGGTCCGCTGGCCCTGGATCGTCGGCGGCGTGCTGCTGGTGCTGCTGGCGCTGGGCATCGGCGGTTGGTGGATGCTCGCCAACCGCGCGGTGGTGGTGCAGACCGCCGCGGCCGCGGCCCCCGGCGGCGGCGATGCCGGCGCGGTGCTGCAGGCGACCGGCTATGTCACCGCGCGCCGCCAGGCGACGGTGTCGGCGCAGATCACCGGCACGCTCACCGACGTGCTGATCGAGGAAGGCGACCACGTCAGCAAGGGCCAGGTGCTGGCGCGACTGGAGGACAGCGCCTACCGCGCCAACCTCGACGCGGCCCAGGCCAGCGCCCGCGCGGCGCTGGCGCAGGTGGGCCAGCTCCAAGCGCAACTGGCCCAGGCCCGGCACGATGCGGCCCGCCAGGACGCGCTGGTCGGTCGCGGGCTGGTCGCCAGGCAGGCGGCCGAGCAGGCGCATACCCAGGTCGCGGCGCTCGCCGCCCAGCTCAACGCGCAGCAACGCCAGGCCGAAGCCGCGCAGGCGCAGGCCAAGGTGGCCCAGGTCGACTTCGACTACACCGTGGTGCGTGCCCCGTTCGACGGCGTGGTCACCGACAAGTCCGCGCAGGTGGGCGAGATCATCTCGCCGCTGTCGGCCGGAGGCGGCTTCACCCGCACCGGCGTGGGCACGATCGTCGATATGGATTCCCTCGAGGTCGATGTCGACGTGAACGAGGCCTACATCGGCCGCGTCAAGCCGCACATGCCCGCCGAGGCGGTGCTCGATGCCTACCCCGACTGGCGCATCCCGGCGCACGTGATCGCCATCGTGCCGGCCGCCGACCGCGGCAAGGCGACGGTGAAGGTGCGCGTGGCGCTGGAGAACAAGGACCAGCGCATCGTGCCGGACATGGGCGTGCGCGTGTCGTTCCTGGAAACCCGGGCCACGGCCACCGCGCAGACGCCGCGCGGCGTGCTGGTGCCGGCCGCGGCGATCGCACGGCGCGACGGCCACGAGGTGGTGTTCGTGGTGCAGGGCGAGCGCGTGCAGCAGCGCCCCGTGCAATCGCAGGCGCGCGGCGACCAGCGCCTCGTGTCCGAAGGCGTGCAGCCCGGCGAGACGGTGGTGGTGTCGCCGCCGGCCGAGTTGCGCGACGGCGCGGCAGTACATGTCGAGAACAAGCAGTCCTGAGCGTCGAATGCAGTGGCGGGCGTCCGTTCCAGGGCGCGCGCGAAAGCTCAAGCAACCATTACGGCTGACCGGAGAAAGCCCATGGGCAACCTGATCGAAACCCGCGACCTGGCCAAGGTCTACACGCGCGGCAAGCAGAAGGTCGAAGTGCTTCACCACATCGACCTGGACATCGCCGAGGGCGATTTCCTCGCCCTGATGGGCCCCTCGGGCTCGGGCAAGACCACCCTGCTCAACCTGATCGGCGGACTGGACACGCCGTCCGCCGGCGTCATCAGCGTGGGCGGGCAGCGCATCGACCAGCTCGGCGCCGGTGCGCTCGCCAAGTGGCGTGCGGCCAACGTCGGCTTCGTGTTCCAGTTCTACAACCTGATGCCGATGCTTTCGGCGCAGCGCAATGTCGAGTTGCCGCTGCTGCTGACCAAGCTGTCCTCTGCGGAGCGGCGCCAGCGCGCCTCGATCGCGCTGCAACTGGTGGGCCTGGCCGAGCGCGCCTCGCACAAGCCCAGCGAGCTGTCCGGTGGCCAGCAGCAGCGCGTGGCGATCGCCCGCGCGATCGTGTCCGATCCCACGCTGCTGGTGTGCGACGAGCCGACCGGCGACCTCGACCGCCAGTCCGCCGAGGATGTGCTGGGCCTGCTGCGCACGCTCAACCGCGAGCACGGCAAGACCATCGTGATGGTCACCCACGACCCCAAGGCCGCGGAGTACGCCAACCACACCCTGCACCTGGACAAGGGCACGCTGGTCGAGCAGGCGTTGGCCTGAGGAGGCTCGCATGAAATACCTGCACCTGATCTGGGCCGCACTGTGGCGGCGCAAGACGCGCACCATCCTCACGCTGGTGTCGATCCTGGCGGCGTTCCTGCTGTTCGGCATGCTCGATGGCGTGCGCACCAGCTTCGCCAACGCGGGGAAAAGCGCCGCCGGCGCCGAGCGCCTGCAGACCGGCTCGAAGCTTTCCTTCATCGAAACCCTGCCGCAGTCGCTGCAGGCGCGCATGGAGCAAGTCCCGGGCGTGAAGATGGTGGCTTATGCCAACTGGTTCGGCGGCGCCTACCAGGACCCGCACAACCAGATCTTCACCTTCGCGGTGAGCGACAACTACGTGGACATGTACCCGGAGGTCGCGGTCTCGCCGGCCGAGCGCAAGGCCTTCGAACAGACCCGCACCGGCGTGCTGGTCGGCGACCTGCTGGCGAAGAAGTACCACTGGAAGGTCGGCGACAAGCTGCCGCTGCAGTCGAACATCTTCCCCAACCGCGACGGCAGCAAGAACTGGAGCTTCGACATCGTCGGCGTGATGCGTCCGGCCAAGCCGGACGACAAGCAGATGCTCCAGGGCGGCATCCTGATGCACTGGAAGTACTTCGACGAATCCAACCCGTACAACCACGGCCGGGTCGGCTGGTACGTGACCCGCGTGGTCGACGCCAGCCAGTCCGACCGCGTGGCGAATGCGATCGACGCGCTGTCGGCCAACTCGGACCACGAAACCAGGACGATGACCGAACAGGCCGCGTTCGCGCAGTACATCAAGCAGATGGCCAACGTCGGCTTCATCGTCATCTCGATCATGGGCGCGGTGTTCTTCACCCTGCTGCTGCTGACCGGCAACACGATGGCCCAGGCGGTACGCGAGCGCACCTCGGAGCTGGCCGTGCTCAAGACCATCGGTTTCTCCAGCGCCAGCGTGCTGGGACTCGTACTGGCCGAATCGGTGGCGTTGGTGCTGCTGGGCGGCGTGCTGGGCCTCGGGCTGGCCGCGGTGCTGGGGCCGGCGCTCAGCGCCGGCAGTGGCGGGATGGTCAGCATGCCGCCGGTACCGGCGAGCAGTTGGGCGATCGGCGTCGCGCTGATGCTGGGGATCGGCCTGCTGGTCGGCGTGCTGCCCGCGATGCGCGCGATGCGCCTGAACATCGTCGATGCATTGGCCGGGCGCTAAGGAGATAGCCATGAAATCGTTTCTGCGTGGACTCTTGCTCGCCCTCGTGGTGGTGGCGAGCATCGTGGCCTGGACCGCCTTGCCCTGGCCGGCATGGCTGGCGCTGGCGGTGGTCTTCGTGCTGTGGATGCAGCTGACCCGCGCCGGCCGGCAGGCCGGTTCGGCCACCAGCGTGGGCGTGAGCACGCTGCCGCAGCGCATCGGCTCCTCCTCGGTGGTGGTGATCGGTATCGCCGGCGTGGTGGCGGTGCTGGTGTCGCTGCTGGCGATGGGCGTGGGCTACAGCGAGGCGCTGAGCAACAGCGGCAGCACCGACACTGCCATCGTGATGCGCGACGGCTCGGCGTCGGAGGTTTCCTCGGTGCTCGAACACGACAGCATCGTCGCGATCTCCGAGGCGCCGGGCATCGCGCGCGACCAGGCCGGCAAGCCGATCGCCTCGCCCGAACTGGTGGTCGCGGCCAACCTGCCGCTCAGCGACGGCAGCGGCGACGAGGGCAGCGTGCAGTTGCGCGGCATCGGCGACCAGGCGTGGACGTTGCGGCCCGACGTGAAGATCGTCGCGGGGCGCAAGTTCAAGCCGGGCCTGCGTGAACTGGTGGCCGGCAAGGGTGCGCAGCGCCAGTTCGCCGGGCTGGAGCCGGGTAGCCAGATCAAGCTGGGCAGCCAGCTCTGGACGGTGACCGGCATCTTCGCCTCCGGCAACGCGATGGACTCGGAGCTGTGGGGCGATGGCGACGTGGTCGCCTCGGCGTACCGGCGCGGCAGCAGCCGCACCTCCGTGTTCGCGCGGCTGACCGGCGCCAGCGCGTTCGACGGCTTCAAGGCTGCGCTCAAGGGCGATCCACGCCTGCAGGTGGACGTGGAAACCACGCTGGACTACTTCAGCAAGCAGTCCGAGCAGACCAGCAAGGCGATCAGGATCATCGGCATCGTGGTCGGCGTGATCATGGCGATCGGCGCCGTGTTCGGCGCGCTCAACACCATGTTCGCCGCGGTGGCCGGGCGTGCCCGCGAGATCGCCACCTTGCGCGCGATCGGCTTCCGCGGCACGCCGGTGGTGGTCGCGGTGATGCTCGAAACCATGTTGCTCGCGCTGCTCGGCGGGCTGCTGGGAGGCTTGCTGGCCTGGCTGGCCTTCAACGGTTTCGCCGCCTCGACGCTCGCCGCGGGTACCACCGGGCAGATGAGTTTCCAGCTGCACGTGACGCCGGCGCTGCTGTGGACCGGCCTGAAGTGGGCGCTGGCGATCGGCTTCATTGGCGGCCTGTTTCCCGCCGTGCGTGCCGCCCGGCTGCCGGTGACCACGGCGTTGCGCGAGTCCTGACCGGGACAACGTGGGGTGGGCTGAAGCCCACCCTGCGTGTTTTCCCGATCAGCCGGGCATCAGCGGCGGCGCGTATTGCAGCGTCAGCCCCAGCGCCCACAGCAGCCCCAGCACCAGCGGCACGTGCACCAGCAGCTGGATGAAGGTGAAGCCGACCACGTCGCGCGCCTTCAATCCCAGCACGCCCAGGAGCGGCAGCATCCAGAACGGGTTGACCAGGTTGGGCAGCGCCTCGGCGGCGTTGTAGACCTGCACCGCCCAGCCCAGATGCACGTGCAGGTCATTGGCCGCCTGCATGACGTACGGCGCCTCGACCAGCCATTTGCCGCCACCCGAAGGCACGAAGAAGCCCAGCACCGCCGAGTAGCCCCCCATCACCAGCGGGAAGCTGTCGGTGGTGGCCACGCGCACGAACACGCCGGCCAGCCGGTGCGCCAGCGTGGCACCGTCCGCGCCGGGCGCGTGGGTGAGCAGGGCAGCGATGCCGCCGTAGAGCGGGAACTGGATCAGCACGCCGGCCGTGCTGGGCACCGCGCGCGCCACCGCGTCGAGGAAGCTGCGCGGGCGCCAGTGCAGCAGCAGGCCGATGGTGAGGAACAGCAGGTTGTAGGTGTTGAGGTCGGCGATCGCCATGGCCGCCGGCACGCTGGCGAAACGCCGCAGCAGCCAGCCCAGTCCCAACACGCCGACCAGCAGCG
Protein-coding regions in this window:
- a CDS encoding ABC transporter permease produces the protein MKSFLRGLLLALVVVASIVAWTALPWPAWLALAVVFVLWMQLTRAGRQAGSATSVGVSTLPQRIGSSSVVVIGIAGVVAVLVSLLAMGVGYSEALSNSGSTDTAIVMRDGSASEVSSVLEHDSIVAISEAPGIARDQAGKPIASPELVVAANLPLSDGSGDEGSVQLRGIGDQAWTLRPDVKIVAGRKFKPGLRELVAGKGAQRQFAGLEPGSQIKLGSQLWTVTGIFASGNAMDSELWGDGDVVASAYRRGSSRTSVFARLTGASAFDGFKAALKGDPRLQVDVETTLDYFSKQSEQTSKAIRIIGIVVGVIMAIGAVFGALNTMFAAVAGRAREIATLRAIGFRGTPVVVAVMLETMLLALLGGLLGGLLAWLAFNGFAASTLAAGTTGQMSFQLHVTPALLWTGLKWALAIGFIGGLFPAVRAARLPVTTALRES
- a CDS encoding PLP-dependent aminotransferase family protein; the protein is MPGREPIYMQVYGAIRRDIEVGRFRIGSRLPGSRSMAVTLGVSRTVVLMAYEQLEGEGYVETRGGSGTYVSAVAIAVPPSIGIDAAQASGLANVPLSRFAQRLSLPPQMPVDHGPCAPEVIDLSLPRVRSDARSLKHWRQTVAQLVRRRSAPDYPVLEGAPPLRAAVARYLRMERGIVVDPGEVVIVSGTQQARDLVARVLLDEGAVVGVEDPCYWGVRHSYTATGARIVPCAVDGQGLDVAAHALALRDARLVSVGASFQYPTGAVMPMARKEALLRFAYAGQTCVVEDDFDCEHRFGVRASPSLWSMDRHGRVIYISSFARAVYPALQLGYMLVPAWLREKILAAKWLADRGCMSMQQHVLAACIDSGQYLRDIRRINNQLVPRHRALRDALKAQLGDAAEVAGEGAAGTLFASLPGLPGECTAELVAEALARGVRLCSGEALHAMPPSHVTLVLNYATLSEATLKAAAARLAQAVGAVAARRERPAGTCAAA
- a CDS encoding efflux RND transporter periplasmic adaptor subunit — translated: MDNGELLRQLKIDRGHREAVSTAPVRWPWIVGGVLLVLLALGIGGWWMLANRAVVVQTAAAAAPGGGDAGAVLQATGYVTARRQATVSAQITGTLTDVLIEEGDHVSKGQVLARLEDSAYRANLDAAQASARAALAQVGQLQAQLAQARHDAARQDALVGRGLVARQAAEQAHTQVAALAAQLNAQQRQAEAAQAQAKVAQVDFDYTVVRAPFDGVVTDKSAQVGEIISPLSAGGGFTRTGVGTIVDMDSLEVDVDVNEAYIGRVKPHMPAEAVLDAYPDWRIPAHVIAIVPAADRGKATVKVRVALENKDQRIVPDMGVRVSFLETRATATAQTPRGVLVPAAAIARRDGHEVVFVVQGERVQQRPVQSQARGDQRLVSEGVQPGETVVVSPPAELRDGAAVHVENKQS
- a CDS encoding ABC transporter permease; amino-acid sequence: MKYLHLIWAALWRRKTRTILTLVSILAAFLLFGMLDGVRTSFANAGKSAAGAERLQTGSKLSFIETLPQSLQARMEQVPGVKMVAYANWFGGAYQDPHNQIFTFAVSDNYVDMYPEVAVSPAERKAFEQTRTGVLVGDLLAKKYHWKVGDKLPLQSNIFPNRDGSKNWSFDIVGVMRPAKPDDKQMLQGGILMHWKYFDESNPYNHGRVGWYVTRVVDASQSDRVANAIDALSANSDHETRTMTEQAAFAQYIKQMANVGFIVISIMGAVFFTLLLLTGNTMAQAVRERTSELAVLKTIGFSSASVLGLVLAESVALVLLGGVLGLGLAAVLGPALSAGSGGMVSMPPVPASSWAIGVALMLGIGLLVGVLPAMRAMRLNIVDALAGR
- a CDS encoding ABC transporter ATP-binding protein yields the protein MGNLIETRDLAKVYTRGKQKVEVLHHIDLDIAEGDFLALMGPSGSGKTTLLNLIGGLDTPSAGVISVGGQRIDQLGAGALAKWRAANVGFVFQFYNLMPMLSAQRNVELPLLLTKLSSAERRQRASIALQLVGLAERASHKPSELSGGQQQRVAIARAIVSDPTLLVCDEPTGDLDRQSAEDVLGLLRTLNREHGKTIVMVTHDPKAAEYANHTLHLDKGTLVEQALA